A DNA window from Bdellovibrio sp. BCCA contains the following coding sequences:
- a CDS encoding ATP-binding protein has translation MFLSRLKPTLFRISTKLTLAYSLVLILSSTVIFSFLYFQISHALQNQERVVLEAKVEEYRNRIEIRGLQDFQDYFAYIPNYDRDAALLVSVISPRGEVLFFHEPFPNFKVDTESLRIEVLGQKAHSFDFSMPELHGSDSVIFIGRILKDGNRVVVAKSTEGLNLQLRNLQKIFWWLLLPVALIGFLGGLFLSNKTLSPVRELITSMKKIESGSLSTRVPVGGSDDELEELKVLCNKMLDKIEGLVGGLKEAFDHLAHDIRTPVTRLRGRAELALTSEGDVESYREALQSCYENSDKILNFLQVLTDITEAENRSKKLKLEKKYISEIVKEIMSLYEMAFEEKDIKVIQKLDTHDWALVDARLISRVIANLLDNAHKYTPSGGEVTIETINQTENVIVRVTDSGPGISPDEHAMIWQKLYRSDKSRSEYGMGLGLTFVKAVVEAHDGKVSVRSPVKDGHGTEFEVLLQKMS, from the coding sequence ATGTTCTTAAGTCGTCTTAAACCGACGCTTTTCCGAATCAGCACTAAATTGACCCTGGCGTACTCTTTAGTGCTGATCCTCAGCTCAACAGTTATCTTCAGTTTTCTTTATTTTCAAATAAGCCACGCTCTTCAAAATCAAGAGCGTGTCGTTCTTGAAGCCAAAGTCGAAGAGTACCGCAATCGCATTGAGATCCGGGGGCTGCAAGACTTTCAGGATTATTTTGCTTATATTCCAAACTACGATCGTGATGCTGCTCTGTTAGTGTCGGTCATTTCACCGCGTGGTGAAGTTTTATTCTTTCATGAGCCTTTTCCTAATTTCAAAGTCGATACGGAATCTCTTCGCATTGAAGTGTTAGGACAGAAAGCTCACAGCTTTGATTTTTCTATGCCGGAACTTCATGGCAGTGATTCTGTGATCTTCATAGGACGTATCTTGAAAGATGGCAATCGCGTCGTCGTCGCTAAAAGTACTGAGGGTCTGAACCTCCAGTTAAGAAATTTACAAAAAATATTCTGGTGGCTCCTTTTGCCGGTAGCTTTGATAGGATTTTTGGGAGGGTTATTTCTCTCCAATAAAACACTCAGCCCTGTGCGTGAACTCATCACGTCGATGAAAAAAATCGAAAGCGGTTCTCTTTCAACACGTGTTCCTGTCGGCGGCAGTGACGATGAACTCGAAGAACTCAAAGTTCTTTGCAATAAGATGCTCGATAAAATCGAGGGACTTGTTGGTGGACTTAAAGAAGCCTTCGATCACTTGGCTCATGATATTCGTACACCGGTTACGAGACTTCGCGGACGTGCCGAGTTGGCTTTAACAAGTGAAGGGGATGTTGAGTCTTACAGAGAAGCTTTGCAAAGCTGTTATGAAAACTCCGACAAGATTCTGAACTTCCTGCAAGTCTTAACAGATATCACCGAAGCGGAAAATCGCAGTAAAAAATTAAAACTTGAAAAGAAATATATTTCTGAAATCGTTAAAGAGATCATGAGTCTTTACGAAATGGCTTTTGAAGAAAAAGACATCAAAGTCATTCAAAAACTAGATACTCATGATTGGGCTCTTGTCGACGCGAGACTTATTAGTCGCGTGATTGCAAACCTTTTGGATAACGCGCATAAATACACTCCGTCAGGCGGAGAAGTGACAATTGAAACTATCAATCAAACTGAAAACGTTATTGTGCGCGTAACCGATTCGGGTCCTGGGATTTCTCCAGATGAGCACGCCATGATTTGGCAAAAACTTTATCGCAGTGATAAAAGTCGCTCTGAATACGGAATGGGATTGGGACTTACTTTTGTAAAGGCCGTTGTTGAAGCCCATGACGGAAAAGTTTCCGTTCGCAGTCCCGTTAAAGACGGACACGGAACTGAATTCGAAGTCCTCTTGCAGAAGATGTCTTAG
- a CDS encoding response regulator transcription factor: MRCLVVEDDNEIATIVKQGLGELEGEVEVESNGRRAYERALTNHYDIIVLDLMLPEMDGYTFAKSLREKEVNTPILILSALRELDDRLKGLSMGGDDYLTKPFAMAELQIRVKNLLKRAQKASEVTSLVFQDLKLNRLNREVVRAGRKLDLQEREFVLLDLFMSNPNKIIGKQTILKEVWNYDFDPQTNVVDVLVCRLRNKLEKDFPTRLIYTVRGVGYVLKSS, encoded by the coding sequence ATGAGATGCTTGGTAGTTGAAGACGATAACGAAATTGCAACAATCGTTAAGCAAGGCCTCGGCGAACTTGAAGGTGAAGTCGAAGTTGAATCAAACGGTCGCCGCGCTTATGAGCGTGCATTGACCAACCATTACGATATCATCGTTTTGGATCTGATGCTTCCAGAGATGGATGGTTACACGTTTGCAAAATCACTTCGTGAAAAGGAAGTGAATACTCCCATTCTTATCCTCAGCGCCCTTCGTGAACTTGATGACCGATTGAAAGGTCTTAGCATGGGTGGAGATGACTATCTCACAAAACCTTTTGCGATGGCCGAACTACAAATTCGCGTGAAGAATCTTTTGAAACGCGCCCAAAAAGCTTCAGAAGTCACTTCATTGGTTTTCCAAGACTTGAAATTGAACCGTTTGAACCGTGAAGTGGTTCGCGCGGGTCGCAAGTTGGATCTTCAAGAAAGAGAATTTGTTTTGTTGGATCTTTTCATGAGCAATCCGAACAAGATCATCGGCAAACAGACTATTCTTAAAGAAGTTTGGAATTATGATTTCGATCCTCAAACAAACGTGGTAGACGTATTAGTATGTCGTCTGCGCAACAAGTTAGAGAAAGATTTCCCTACACGACTTATCTATACAGTCAGAGGTGTAGGATATGTTCTTAAGTCGTCTTAA
- a CDS encoding flagellar hook protein FlgE, which translates to MGILSSLYTGVSGMTAQGEALGVIGDNIANANTVGFKASRAEFQDIISKNLKGILGGNQIGRGVKIGAVNPILTQGNIDATEKVTDLAISGDGYFKVKGSDGESYTRDGSFHFDREGYLVTNDNQKVQGFSTDEKGNIVNKMTDIKFPRALIPAKATKELKLDLNLDSRMEATKKFDIKDPYSTSHYSTGVEMYDSQGNKHLVSFFFNKVADREWEFKGLVDGKEITGGDEGMLSQVCAGKLTFTVDGKLDSQETTESSFNFKGGALQGQEVKLNFGDAIKDGGKGLDGTKQYGKNSDLISWHQDGAAAGTITGLSFNDEGILTAVYSNGQASDLAQIALAKFENPEALFKVGNNRLKESRDSGTASLGGPGAAGRGKLFAKSLERSTVDLATEFVNMIQNQRGFQANAKTITTTDELLNEVIQLKR; encoded by the coding sequence ATGGGTATTCTTTCATCTCTTTACACAGGTGTGTCTGGTATGACTGCTCAAGGCGAAGCTTTGGGTGTTATCGGGGACAACATCGCCAACGCGAACACTGTCGGTTTCAAAGCGAGCCGTGCAGAATTCCAAGATATCATTTCTAAAAACTTAAAAGGTATTCTTGGTGGTAACCAAATCGGTCGCGGTGTGAAGATCGGTGCAGTAAATCCTATCTTGACTCAAGGTAATATCGACGCGACAGAAAAAGTAACTGACTTGGCAATCTCTGGTGACGGTTACTTCAAAGTAAAAGGTTCTGATGGCGAGTCTTACACTCGTGACGGATCTTTCCACTTTGACCGCGAAGGTTACTTGGTAACTAACGACAATCAAAAAGTTCAAGGTTTCTCGACTGACGAGAAAGGCAATATCGTTAACAAAATGACGGATATCAAATTCCCTCGCGCCTTGATCCCAGCGAAAGCAACGAAAGAATTGAAGTTGGATCTGAACTTAGACTCGCGCATGGAAGCGACTAAGAAATTCGATATCAAAGATCCATATTCAACTTCTCACTACTCTACAGGTGTTGAGATGTATGACTCTCAAGGTAACAAACACTTGGTAAGCTTCTTCTTCAACAAAGTGGCTGACCGTGAGTGGGAATTCAAAGGCCTTGTGGACGGTAAAGAAATCACTGGCGGGGACGAAGGAATGTTGTCTCAAGTATGTGCTGGTAAGTTGACGTTCACAGTGGACGGTAAACTTGACAGCCAAGAGACAACAGAATCAAGCTTCAACTTCAAGGGCGGTGCTCTTCAAGGACAAGAAGTGAAATTGAACTTCGGTGATGCGATTAAAGACGGCGGTAAAGGTTTGGACGGTACGAAACAGTACGGTAAAAACTCAGACCTTATCTCTTGGCATCAAGACGGTGCGGCAGCTGGTACGATCACTGGTTTGTCGTTCAACGACGAAGGTATCTTGACGGCAGTTTATTCGAATGGACAAGCTTCTGACTTGGCTCAGATCGCTCTGGCGAAATTCGAAAATCCAGAAGCTCTTTTCAAAGTTGGTAACAACCGTTTGAAAGAATCTAGAGATTCTGGAACAGCTTCTCTGGGTGGCCCGGGTGCTGCTGGTCGCGGTAAATTGTTTGCGAAATCTCTCGAGAGATCTACAGTAGACTTGGCGACAGAGTTCGTAAACATGATCCAAAACCAACGTGGTTTCCAAGCCAATGCGAAGACAATCACAACAACGGATGAACTTTTGAACGAGGTTATCCAACTTAAGAGATAA
- a CDS encoding TIGR02530 family flagellar biosynthesis protein: protein MVDLKKIQTLDQLVPQQPAKVKQPDLGTGPSFKETLQDIGGFKPQNIGQVNPQGLAKAAEGVKFSNHAIERMKTRGISYSPEDITKLQDAISRAAAKGSKDSLVLMNDSALIVSVKNNTVVTVMDKNALKENVFTNIDSTVVI from the coding sequence ATGGTGGACTTAAAAAAGATACAAACTCTAGATCAACTCGTTCCGCAGCAACCAGCGAAGGTGAAACAACCGGATCTGGGCACGGGACCCTCCTTCAAGGAGACTTTGCAAGATATCGGAGGCTTCAAGCCTCAGAACATCGGGCAAGTGAATCCTCAAGGTCTTGCCAAGGCCGCTGAAGGGGTGAAGTTTTCGAATCACGCGATTGAGCGGATGAAAACTCGGGGAATAAGTTATTCACCTGAGGATATCACGAAGCTGCAAGACGCGATTTCGAGAGCGGCGGCGAAAGGTTCGAAGGATTCATTAGTGTTAATGAATGACTCCGCACTGATCGTCAGCGTGAAGAACAACACAGTTGTGACTGTGATGGACAAGAATGCATTGAAAGAAAATGTGTTCACGAACATCGACTCAACGGTAGTGATCTAA
- a CDS encoding flagellar hook assembly protein FlgD, with protein MTVMSTKLGVNAFGATATKPENAGASNISALDKEKVGGENVGDVLNKIVDPNWTDPSKKVRTVGNPNLDKDAFFKLMLAQMKNQDPTNPLKSHEMAAQLANFSSLEQMQNMNKTLEEMKNGQKPSENFQALNLIGKAVAGDSSKVVRGPTDKDHDFKFNLPMEASEVTVKVRDSEGTVVRTYNLKGLKKGENKLTWNGEDDRAMKAAPGEYQFMAEAKGADGKKIALKTDFDGIITGVSYSNEGPVLHVGNQAIRFSDVKKITDPRLMSNDQKVNDVTNLDLKKDDAKGQTVKEGNVEQQKASPSPAPAAKSNILNTVGLSRDMMEKIAKETAK; from the coding sequence ATGACAGTCATGAGTACCAAACTAGGAGTGAATGCATTCGGGGCGACAGCAACGAAACCTGAGAACGCAGGAGCTTCCAATATCAGTGCTCTTGATAAAGAAAAAGTCGGCGGTGAAAACGTCGGCGACGTCTTAAATAAAATTGTCGATCCGAATTGGACAGATCCATCGAAAAAAGTTCGTACGGTGGGAAATCCAAATTTGGATAAAGATGCTTTCTTTAAGCTGATGCTTGCGCAAATGAAAAATCAAGATCCAACGAATCCATTGAAGAGTCATGAAATGGCAGCACAGCTTGCAAACTTCTCTTCACTCGAGCAAATGCAGAACATGAACAAAACATTGGAAGAAATGAAGAACGGACAAAAACCTTCTGAAAATTTCCAAGCGTTGAACTTGATCGGTAAAGCAGTTGCGGGTGATTCTTCGAAAGTGGTGCGTGGACCGACGGACAAAGATCACGATTTCAAATTCAACTTGCCGATGGAAGCAAGTGAAGTGACGGTGAAAGTTCGTGACTCCGAGGGAACTGTGGTTCGCACTTACAATCTGAAAGGTCTCAAGAAGGGTGAAAACAAACTCACTTGGAACGGTGAAGATGACAGAGCGATGAAAGCAGCTCCTGGTGAATATCAATTCATGGCGGAAGCAAAAGGCGCAGACGGAAAGAAAATTGCGTTGAAGACAGACTTCGACGGAATCATCACAGGCGTGAGTTATTCGAATGAAGGCCCTGTTCTGCACGTTGGAAATCAAGCGATTCGCTTCTCTGACGTGAAAAAGATTACGGACCCTCGTCTTATGAGCAACGACCAGAAAGTAAATGATGTTACAAACCTAGACTTGAAAAAAGATGATGCTAAAGGACAAACTGTAAAAGAGGGGAATGTAGAGCAACAAAAGGCTTCACCATCTCCGGCTCCTGCGGCAAAATCTAATATCCTCAACACAGTGGGTTTATCCCGCGACATGATGGAGAAGATCGCTAAGGAGACGGCGAAATAA
- a CDS encoding flagellar hook-length control protein FliK — protein sequence MLQSIVGPPMVGATDLKSSPERTVDKDFKGSGSESSFGKALEEKITSKDPKEVKDSPQREMKPKDQDDPKPQQAEAKKTEEVSKPDGKISKKATVRQKAIQEFMDSFESEFEISPTRLVEAMAQLDDKQLAQSPEATANAVIEQLGLSDEDADKAQAMYVALLTQLNQMPQQQQPKPAPEMAVGAGMSQQHMQARIAAAQGKQDAMGASVDRLNKSFWMRQEPKAAPTDMPSLDASLAQRMMMDDSSSMADIAQDEMPMEVPETEMPQTPPAAAQGPKLEELPPHLQGQMKEAMSPALLAALAAKQAAQAKQAQEQAATEENPALMDEFQQAAQAPKLERAPIAMQGQIPNVQNKASQEFFQNQSQGQSFMQQNSQEPAAKMMTGGKEAATKLVEKAADFKSSLTGLEGIHGAPIKGETLGMNAAAPMAAAAPTAPANPAENEAAVKQLMNQAQYLIKKGGGEMKVQMTPEGMGTIHLKVMLQDGKVNLQMSADTQEAKKTIESSLAELKTSLAAHKLSMENVKVDVVNSASADTATQNQTNMNGQNQRDQNRQFWNQFNENFGSQGRKESFLEMPNLKGYGNRGRDPLQPIETSSTARARNVEGKGSGLNLVA from the coding sequence TTGTTACAAAGTATAGTCGGCCCTCCCATGGTGGGTGCGACCGATTTGAAATCTTCACCGGAAAGAACGGTGGATAAGGATTTCAAAGGTTCCGGCTCCGAATCTTCATTCGGAAAGGCTCTCGAAGAAAAAATAACTTCGAAAGACCCGAAAGAAGTGAAAGATTCACCGCAACGCGAGATGAAGCCCAAAGATCAAGATGATCCAAAGCCTCAACAAGCCGAAGCTAAGAAGACGGAAGAGGTCAGCAAACCCGACGGGAAGATAAGTAAAAAGGCGACGGTTCGACAGAAGGCAATTCAGGAATTCATGGACTCTTTCGAGAGTGAATTCGAAATATCCCCCACACGACTTGTGGAGGCGATGGCCCAGCTGGACGACAAACAACTCGCCCAATCTCCCGAAGCAACAGCGAATGCTGTCATTGAGCAATTAGGTTTGAGTGATGAAGACGCAGACAAAGCGCAAGCGATGTATGTGGCTTTGCTAACTCAATTGAACCAAATGCCACAACAGCAACAACCAAAACCTGCGCCAGAAATGGCTGTGGGTGCGGGTATGTCTCAACAACATATGCAAGCGCGCATCGCAGCGGCTCAAGGCAAACAAGATGCCATGGGTGCTTCCGTCGATCGCTTGAATAAAAGTTTTTGGATGAGGCAGGAGCCTAAAGCGGCTCCGACGGACATGCCTTCGTTGGATGCGTCGTTAGCACAAAGAATGATGATGGATGATTCTTCTTCTATGGCGGACATCGCTCAAGATGAAATGCCAATGGAAGTTCCTGAAACAGAAATGCCACAAACTCCTCCGGCGGCGGCGCAAGGGCCGAAGCTTGAAGAGTTGCCTCCGCATTTGCAAGGGCAAATGAAAGAGGCGATGTCTCCGGCGTTGCTCGCAGCTTTAGCAGCAAAACAAGCGGCTCAAGCAAAGCAAGCCCAGGAGCAAGCGGCGACAGAAGAAAATCCAGCATTGATGGATGAATTCCAACAAGCAGCGCAAGCTCCGAAATTGGAAAGAGCTCCGATCGCAATGCAAGGACAAATTCCGAATGTCCAAAACAAAGCGAGCCAAGAGTTCTTCCAAAATCAATCGCAAGGTCAATCTTTCATGCAGCAAAACTCGCAAGAGCCAGCGGCAAAAATGATGACCGGCGGTAAGGAAGCAGCGACGAAGCTTGTGGAAAAAGCTGCGGACTTCAAAAGCAGTCTGACAGGGCTTGAGGGCATTCACGGAGCACCTATCAAAGGTGAAACTTTGGGAATGAACGCGGCAGCTCCTATGGCGGCAGCGGCTCCAACAGCCCCGGCGAATCCTGCAGAAAACGAAGCGGCTGTGAAGCAACTTATGAATCAAGCGCAATACCTGATTAAAAAAGGTGGCGGCGAGATGAAAGTTCAAATGACCCCTGAGGGCATGGGGACGATTCACCTCAAAGTGATGCTTCAAGACGGCAAAGTGAATTTGCAGATGTCGGCGGATACTCAGGAGGCTAAGAAGACGATTGAGTCTAGTCTAGCTGAACTGAAAACCAGTCTTGCTGCTCACAAGCTCTCGATGGAAAATGTGAAAGTGGATGTTGTGAACTCAGCGTCTGCGGATACGGCGACACAAAACCAAACCAACATGAATGGACAAAACCAAAGAGATCAGAATCGTCAATTCTGGAACCAGTTTAATGAAAACTTCGGTTCACAAGGACGTAAAGAATCTTTCTTGGAAATGCCAAACTTGAAAGGTTATGGAAATCGTGGTCGCGATCCTTTGCAACCCATCGAAACATCGAGCACCGCGCGTGCACGCAATGTTGAAGGCAAAGGCAGCGGATTGAATCTTGTAGCTTAA
- a CDS encoding MotE family protein, with product MKSGYDQFFQNARKVADQQGGVKFKKNPSATRLHLDLASEDVEQQIRRRMKMGAPKKRKKASVPWKMVGVSFMGLLVAVWGFQNHDEVENLIKRVEIQMTGEAVAQNPEKPAASAPAAQEQVNAEAAAEAPATMSSAEIDHLKKLNERKKELDAREEELNRMEAELQVQKVDLEKRLKELEEMRTKISSMLEDRVKADDQKVDTLVQMYSNMKPPQAAKVFETMDEDLAVEILGRMKKKNAADIMNLLKPEKAQVLSEMFAGYKRRSPAGR from the coding sequence ATGAAAAGCGGATACGATCAATTTTTTCAGAATGCACGCAAGGTCGCCGATCAACAAGGCGGCGTGAAGTTTAAGAAAAATCCTTCAGCAACGCGTTTGCATCTTGATCTTGCCTCTGAAGACGTTGAACAACAAATCCGCCGTCGCATGAAAATGGGCGCTCCTAAAAAAAGAAAAAAAGCTTCTGTGCCTTGGAAAATGGTAGGCGTTTCTTTCATGGGACTTCTTGTCGCCGTGTGGGGTTTTCAAAATCACGACGAAGTAGAAAATTTAATTAAGCGCGTAGAAATTCAGATGACAGGTGAGGCAGTTGCACAAAATCCTGAAAAACCCGCAGCATCGGCTCCTGCAGCGCAAGAGCAAGTCAACGCCGAAGCAGCGGCGGAAGCTCCAGCGACGATGAGTTCTGCAGAAATTGATCACCTTAAAAAACTCAATGAAAGAAAAAAAGAACTCGATGCGCGTGAAGAAGAACTCAATCGCATGGAGGCTGAACTGCAAGTTCAAAAAGTGGATCTCGAAAAACGTTTGAAAGAGCTTGAAGAAATGAGAACGAAAATTTCTTCGATGCTCGAAGATCGCGTCAAGGCTGATGACCAGAAAGTCGATACCTTGGTACAGATGTACTCGAATATGAAGCCACCGCAAGCGGCTAAAGTCTTTGAGACAATGGACGAGGATTTGGCAGTTGAAATACTTGGTCGTATGAAAAAGAAGAATGCTGCTGATATTATGAATTTATTAAAGCCAGAAAAGGCTCAGGTGTTATCTGAGATGTTTGCTGGTTATAAGCGACGTTCGCCCGCTGGGCGGTAG
- the fliJ gene encoding flagellar export protein FliJ: protein MKFKFPLQKVLEHRKIKENLAQKDFQEAMMLLNEEMARLNHMEGQKTNAHAQAGAFASQGGAQGPALSQIHEFLKGQEIRIHRQKQKLQEIEKLVESKREILRQCALEYKIMEKMRENKFEEYKQDRLAQDQKEMDEQSILRFKAVKE, encoded by the coding sequence ATGAAATTCAAATTCCCACTCCAAAAAGTTCTCGAGCACCGTAAAATCAAAGAAAACTTAGCTCAAAAAGATTTTCAAGAGGCCATGATGCTTCTCAATGAAGAAATGGCTCGCCTTAATCACATGGAAGGGCAAAAAACCAATGCCCACGCGCAGGCAGGTGCTTTCGCCAGTCAGGGGGGAGCCCAAGGTCCAGCTCTTTCGCAGATCCATGAGTTCCTAAAAGGCCAGGAAATCCGCATCCACAGGCAAAAGCAAAAACTTCAAGAAATCGAGAAATTGGTCGAGTCCAAGAGAGAAATTTTGCGACAATGCGCGCTCGAATATAAAATTATGGAGAAGATGCGAGAAAACAAGTTTGAGGAATACAAACAGGATCGTCTCGCTCAGGACCAAAAAGAGATGGATGAACAAAGCATCCTGCGCTTTAAAGCCGTGAAGGAATAA